Proteins encoded together in one Onychomys torridus chromosome 1, mOncTor1.1, whole genome shotgun sequence window:
- the Cd2bp2 gene encoding CD2 antigen cytoplasmic tail-binding protein 2: MPKRKVTFQGVGDEDDEDKISVPKKKLVDSVAGAGGPGSRFKGKHSLDSDEEDDDEEGSSKYDILASEDVEGQEAATLPSEGGVRITPFNLQEEMEEGHFDADGNYFLNQDAQIRDSWLDNIDWVRIKERPPDKHQVSDSEEEDSVGQTPMSAQALLEGLLELLLPRETVAGALRRLGARGGGKGDSKGTGRPSSPQRLDRLSGLADQMVARGNLGVYQETRERLAMRLKGLGCRTQGSHDPTPPPSLDMFAEEVTEGELETPTPAHKGEAESVGDGLMDVMWEYKWENTGDAELYGPFTSAQMQTWVSEGYFPDGVYCRKLDPPGGQFYNSKRIDFDLYT; the protein is encoded by the exons ATGCCCAAGAGGAAAGTGACTTTTCAAGGGGTGGGAGATGAGGATGATGAAGATAAAATCAGTGTCCCCAAAAAGAAG CTGGTGGACTCTGTGGCTGGAGCAGGGGGTCCTGGGAGCCGCTTCAAAGGCAAACACTCTTtagacagtgatgaggaggatgatgatgaggagggGTCCAGCAAGTACGAtattctggcctcagaggatgtaGAAG GTCAGGAAGCAGCTACTCTCCCTAGTGAGGGGGGTGTGAGGATCACACCCTTCAACCtgcaggaagagatggaggaaggccACTTTGATGCTGATGGCAACTACTTCCTGAACCAGGATGCGCAGATCCGAGACAGCTGGTTGGACAACATTGACTGG GTGAGGATCAAGGAACGGCCACCTGACAAGCACCAGGTGTCAGACTCCGAGGAGGAAGACAGCGTGGGTCAGACTCCAATGAGTGCCCAAGCCCTCCTGGAGGGACTGTTGGAGCTGCTGTTGCCCAGAGAGACAGTGGCTGGGGCACTTAGGCGCCTGGGGGCCCGAGGAGGAGGCAAAGGGGACAGCAAGGGGACTGGACGGCCCAGTTCCCCACAGCGCCTGGACCGGCTCTCTGGGTTGGCCGATCAAATGGTGGCCCGAGGCAACCTTGGTGTATACCAGGAGACAAGGGAGCGGCTGGCCATGCGACTGAAGGGTTTGGGGTGTCGGACCCAGGGATCCCACGACCCGACACCTCCACCCTCCCTGGACATGTTTGCCGAGGAAGTGACAGAGGGGGAGCTGGAAACCCCAACCCCTGCCCATAAAGGAG AAGCTGAGTCGGTGGGAGATGGCCTGATGGATGTGATGTGGGAATATAAGTGGGAGAACACGGGGGATGCAGAGCTGTATGGCCCGTTCACCAGCGCCCAGATGCAG ACTTGGGTGAGTGAAGGCTACTTCCCAGATGGTGTTTATTGCCGGAAGCTGGACCCTCCAGGCGGTCAGTTCTACAATTCCAAGCGCATTGATTTTGATCTCTACACATGA